A region of Athene noctua chromosome 12, bAthNoc1.hap1.1, whole genome shotgun sequence DNA encodes the following proteins:
- the NKX2-5 gene encoding homeobox protein Nkx-2.5 isoform X1, which produces MFPSPVTTTPFSVKDILNLEQHQGGLASMELSSLSSPSCMLATFKQEVYSAEPPALPDLRQELPEAHPPKPAAAFPGSYYVKSYVEMDSAKEAKADKKELCSLHKSLEQEKRDLEDPERPRQRKRRKPRVLFSQAQVYELERRFKQQKYLSAPERDHLANVLKLTSTQVKIWFQNRRYKCKRQRQDQTLEMVGIPPPRRIAVPVLVRDGKPCLGESSPYSSPYNVSINPYSYNAYPAYTNYNSPACNANYNCNYPSMQTVQPSAAGNNFMNFSVGDLNSVQTPIPQGNAGISTLHGIRAW; this is translated from the exons ATGTTTCCTAGCCCTGTGACAACGACACCCTTCTCGGTCAAGGATATTTTGAACCTGGAACAGCATCAGGGCGGCCTGGCCTCCATGGAGCTCTCCTCGCTGTCCTCCCCCTCCTGCATGCTGGCCACCTTCAAGCAGGAGGTGTACAGCGCCgagcccccggcgctgcccgacCTGCGGCAGGAGCTGCCCGAGGCGCACCCGCCCAAacccgccgccgccttccccggcTCCTACTACGTTAAAAGCTACGTGGAGATGGACTCGGCCAAGGAGGCCAAGGCCGACAAGAAAG AACTGTGTTCCCTGCACAAGAgcctggagcaggagaaaagagACCTGGAAGATCCCGAGCGCCCTagacagaggaaaaggaggaaaccTCGCGTCCTCTTTTCTCAAGCCCAAGTCTACGAACTCGAAAGAAGGTTCAAGCAGCAGAAATACCTCTCCGCTCCCGAGAGAGATCATCTAGCCAACGTCCTAAAGCTCACCTCCACCCAGGTGAAAATTTGGTTCCAGAATCGAAGGTATAAATGCAAAAGGCAGAGACAGGATCAGACCCTGGAAATGGTGGGCATCCCTCCCCCCCGGCGGATAGCGGTGCCGGTGCTGGTGCGCGATGGGAAGCCCTGCCTGGGGGAGTCTTCTCCCTACAGTTCGCCGTACAATGTCAGCATTAACCCCTATAGCTACAACGCCTACCCCGCGTACACTAACTACAACAGCCCCGCCTGCAACGCCAACTACAACTGCAACTACCCGTCCATGCAGACGGTGCAGCCCTCGGCGGCCGGCAACAACTTCATGAACTTCAGCGTGGGGGACTTAAATTCAGTGCAGACGCCCATCCCGCAGGGGAACGCGGGGATCTCCACCTTGCACGGGATCCGAGCCTGGTAG
- the NKX2-5 gene encoding homeobox protein Nkx-2.5 isoform X2, with translation MFPSPVTTTPFSVKDILNLEQHQGGLASMELSSLSSPSCMLATFKQEVYSAEPPALPDLRQELPEAHPPKPAAAFPGSYYVKSYVEMDSAKEAKADKKAELCSLHKSLEQEKRDLEDPERPRQRKRRKPRVLFSQAQVYELERRFKQQKYLSAPERDHLANVLKLTSTQVKIWFQNRRYKCKRQRQDQTLEMVGIPPPRRIAVPVLVRDGKPCLGESSPYSSPYNVSINPYSYNAYPAYTNYNSPACNANYNCNYPSMQTVQPSAAGNNFMNFSVGDLNSVQTPIPQGNAGISTLHGIRAW, from the exons ATGTTTCCTAGCCCTGTGACAACGACACCCTTCTCGGTCAAGGATATTTTGAACCTGGAACAGCATCAGGGCGGCCTGGCCTCCATGGAGCTCTCCTCGCTGTCCTCCCCCTCCTGCATGCTGGCCACCTTCAAGCAGGAGGTGTACAGCGCCgagcccccggcgctgcccgacCTGCGGCAGGAGCTGCCCGAGGCGCACCCGCCCAAacccgccgccgccttccccggcTCCTACTACGTTAAAAGCTACGTGGAGATGGACTCGGCCAAGGAGGCCAAGGCCGACAAGAAAG CGG AACTGTGTTCCCTGCACAAGAgcctggagcaggagaaaagagACCTGGAAGATCCCGAGCGCCCTagacagaggaaaaggaggaaaccTCGCGTCCTCTTTTCTCAAGCCCAAGTCTACGAACTCGAAAGAAGGTTCAAGCAGCAGAAATACCTCTCCGCTCCCGAGAGAGATCATCTAGCCAACGTCCTAAAGCTCACCTCCACCCAGGTGAAAATTTGGTTCCAGAATCGAAGGTATAAATGCAAAAGGCAGAGACAGGATCAGACCCTGGAAATGGTGGGCATCCCTCCCCCCCGGCGGATAGCGGTGCCGGTGCTGGTGCGCGATGGGAAGCCCTGCCTGGGGGAGTCTTCTCCCTACAGTTCGCCGTACAATGTCAGCATTAACCCCTATAGCTACAACGCCTACCCCGCGTACACTAACTACAACAGCCCCGCCTGCAACGCCAACTACAACTGCAACTACCCGTCCATGCAGACGGTGCAGCCCTCGGCGGCCGGCAACAACTTCATGAACTTCAGCGTGGGGGACTTAAATTCAGTGCAGACGCCCATCCCGCAGGGGAACGCGGGGATCTCCACCTTGCACGGGATCCGAGCCTGGTAG
- the LOC141965232 gene encoding uncharacterized protein LOC141965232, protein MPREHSECYFCGEAAEMGPFGETDPIPRQTARKPNNKSFLRFENKNDSKAGAPWGRAAPRPPPRDRISDASDCRIQGIYLLLPESLSAVPPGLPPPRGRVGILEDRGETRPGAAQPHRGKCEKRNGAVSGSRHPRAGGQGGKAEPPTPQRPRGGARGSSAGLGTPAACPWGSRFHASLVPRADPDPGAGGVGGEPRCPSPARCPARCPSPACCPARCPSPARCPSPACCPARCPSPARCPSPARCPSPARCPARCPSPARCPSPARCPSPACCPAHCPSPARCPSPACCPSPARCPSPARCPAHCPSPARCPSPACCPSPARCPSPARCPSPAAPGSQEAQSAHGDIARRIGFARPAGSIREVRPLSPLENILRTDKLQTPRNPRGGSGLPGRALLPLPLDPVGPCSPRGGQTGPKLRGRGQGSPAAV, encoded by the exons ATGCCGCGGGAGCACTCGGAGTGTTACTTTTGTGGAGAGGCTGCAGAAATGGGACCCTTCGGAGAAACCGACCCCATTCCCCGTCAGACCGCCAGAAAACCGAACAACAAATCATTTCTTCGCTTCGAGAACAAGAACGACTCAAAGGCCGGAGCCCCGTGGGGGCGGGCAGCACCCCGGCCGCCACCCAGAGACCGTATTTCCGACGCCTCCGATTGTAGAATTCAAGG aatttatttattattacctGAAAGCCTCTCGGCAGTCCCGCCAGGACTGCCGCCACCCCGGGGGCGGGTGGGGATTTTGGAGGACAGGGGTGAGACCCGGCCCGGGGCAGCCCAGCCGCACCGCGGCAAGTGCGAGAAAAGAAACGGGGCCGTCTCGGGGAGCCGCCACCCCCGTGCGGGGGGACAAGGAGGAAAGGCAGAGCCACCCACCCCCCAAAGGCCCCGCGGGGGCGCCAGGGGCAGCTCGGCGGGGCTGGGAACCCCCGCGGCTTGCCCTTGGGGCAGCCGATTTCATGCCTCTCTGGTG CCAAGGGCAGACCCGGATCCTGGAGCAGGGGGTGTCGGAGGAGAAccccgctgccccagccctgcccgctgccctgcccgctgccccagccctgcctgctgccctgcccgctgccccagccctgcccgctgccccagccctgcctgctgccctgcccgctgccccagccctgcccgctgccccagccctgcccgctgccccagccctgcccgctgccctgcccgctgccccagccctgcccgctgccccagccctgcccgctgccccagccctgcctgctgccctgcccactgccccagccctgcccgctgccccagccctgcctgctgccccagccctgcccgctgccccagccctgcccgctgccctgcccactgccccagccctgcccgctgccccagccctgcctgctgccccagccctgcccgctgccccagccctgcccgctgccccagccctgccgccCCGGGCTCCCAGGAAGCGCAAAGCGCTCATGGTGACATCGCAAGACGGATCGGATTTGCACGGCCAGCAGGAAGTATCCGAGAAGTCAGACCTTTATCTCCTCTGGAAAACATCCTGCGGACAGACAAGCTGCAAACGCCCCGAAATCCCCGCGGCGGTTCCGGGCTCCCCGGCCGAGCGCTGCTCCCACTCCCGCTGGACCCGGTGGGACCCTGCTCGCCCAGGGGAGGTCAGACCGGGCCAAAGCTCCGAGGGAGAGGGCAAGGTAGCCCCGCCGCAGTTTAG